TGCGCACACTGGTAACCTGTACCGTTTTGGGAATAGCTTTAAGTTGCTCCAAATCAAACCCTGTTGTTGCTACATCCTGCGAAAAGAATGCGGAAAAAGTAACTAACGCTGGTACCGCATACGCGGCTGATCCTACAAGTAAAACAAAATGTGAGGCGTACAAAACGGCAGTAAATGATTTCTTTAAATCCTGCCCGACATACTATTCCGGTGCGTCAAAAGATGCGTTGAATGATTTTTTGAATACTCCTTGTAACTAGGGGCAGAAGACGATTTGAAAGATTTTACAAATTAAAAGAGAAGTCAGCTATGCGTAATGCTTTAAAAGTTGACTTCTCTGAGCCTGGATTTACTATTTTCCGCGGGAAACCTGCTTGTCCAGAGATTGCAGACCAGTAGCCGGAATGTAACCTTTTGTACCGTCGGATAATCCGATCCGGTAACCTTTTGCCAGTTCACCAAGTATCTTGACAACTTCATTTCTTGGTAAAACACGAATTTTCTGTGCGTTGGAAAAATCATTGCTTGCATACAGATTCACTTTGTTTTTCACACGTACAGAATCTCCTAACCAGATGGATTTTACAGGCAAGGCCGGAAGTTTTTCTTTTTTATCATTAATAAAAGGCAGCGGATCAACCGCGCCGGATCCACGGGTATAAATTCCAAAATGCAGGTGGGGCGACGTTGTGATGGCATTTCCTGTATTGCCAACCAATCCCAAAGTATCACCCCGAACCACACGCTGGCCTACCGATACGAGCTGACTGTCCAGATGGGCATAATAAATGGAATATGGACTTCCGCTTGCTGATAAAAATACAATTTTCCCTCCAAGATTATTTGTGCCGGTTTGTGTAATAAATCCATTTTCAACAGCCACAACAGGCGTTCCTCTGGGTGCTTTAATGTCGATTCCTTCATGAGATCTTACGCCGCCATCCCGCTGCGCGCCCCAGAAACTGATCAGATTTTGCATGCCATAACTTGCCAGTGGAAAAGTTAGCGTTGGCTGTGTGGTAAGTGTTAAGGAAATACGGAGTTTTTCATTCAATCCGGTTTGAATTCTGATTAACAGCGTATCACCTTCCGAATCGTTAATCGTTACTATATCTTCATTTGTTTTGAGATATTCAATCCGCTGAGGTTTTCCGTTTGCCTTGATTCTGTATAATTCCAAAAATAATTTTGAAAGTGAATCCGCGTCATTACGTGTTGGAACGATTAACAGTTTTCTGCCTTCCGGTATTTTCAGCCGAACAGATTGAGCCGGCAATGAATCGCCAAGATAAAATCTTTCCTGATAGGGGACATTTGTAAATAAGGTATCACTCAAAACTTGTTTTCCAGCCTTAAACCAGGTTTGTGCTGCAACAGTTTTTTCTGCTTTAAGTTTATACAATTCCTGCTCGTAATGTTCCTGTGGCGTTACCGGAAACCAGTGGGAAACTGGCACACGCTTGCAGGAAATTGCAAAAAAAGCAATCGCGATGAACAGGAAAAGTCTTGATAATAATCTCATAGGTTATATTTTATTACTTAAAGTGGTAAGCAATAAATTCATGCCATGAGGATGTTTTTGAATTGTGCAGACAC
The sequence above is drawn from the Dyadobacter subterraneus genome and encodes:
- a CDS encoding peptidoglycan DD-metalloendopeptidase family protein: MRLLSRLFLFIAIAFFAISCKRVPVSHWFPVTPQEHYEQELYKLKAEKTVAAQTWFKAGKQVLSDTLFTNVPYQERFYLGDSLPAQSVRLKIPEGRKLLIVPTRNDADSLSKLFLELYRIKANGKPQRIEYLKTNEDIVTINDSEGDTLLIRIQTGLNEKLRISLTLTTQPTLTFPLASYGMQNLISFWGAQRDGGVRSHEGIDIKAPRGTPVVAVENGFITQTGTNNLGGKIVFLSASGSPYSIYYAHLDSQLVSVGQRVVRGDTLGLVGNTGNAITTSPHLHFGIYTRGSGAVDPLPFINDKKEKLPALPVKSIWLGDSVRVKNKVNLYASNDFSNAQKIRVLPRNEVVKILGELAKGYRIGLSDGTKGYIPATGLQSLDKQVSRGK